GCGCTCCACGTCCGCCAGGGACACGACGCGCGTGCTCTCCTCCACCTCGGCGGGTGGGCCCTCCACCGAGATGACGTTCTGGCAGTTCTTACAGCGGACCTTGACGGTCTTTCCCCGGACCTTGTCGTCCGAAATGGAGTACCGCCGCTGACACTTGTTGCAGGAGAAGTTCAAGGGGGCTGTTCCCGCGCGCGCACACAAGGCGAGCGGCCGGAATGCTAGCGCCCTGGCGATGGAGTGCAAACCATCGGGTTGACTCCGCCTGCCGGCCCAACTAAGAGCCGCCTCCCCCTACCCTCTTGACACAGAAGGTGGCGCATGCCCGCGAAGGACCTCGGGACCAAGTACGTCTGCTTCAAGTGCTCCACGAAGTTCTACGATATGAAGAAGCCGGACCCCCTGTGCCCGAAGTGCGGCGCGGATCAGCGGGAGAGCCCGGCCCTCAAGCCACCCTCCGAGGGACGGCGTAGCCGCCTGTCCTCCATTCCCAAGGTCATCGAGCCCATCGAGCCCGAGGCGGAGCCCGAGGCCGAGGAATCCGACGAGGAGCTGGGCGAGTTCGGCGAGGAGGAGGCCGAGATCCCCGGCGAAGAGGACGAGGAGATCTGAGCCTCGAACAGAGGGGGCGCCGCCAGACGGCGGTGCCCTCTCGCCGTTTTCAGCGGCCCGCCGCTCCGCCCAGCAGCAGGAGCGCGCGGCGCAGTTGCTCGTAGCCCAGGGTCCCCATGGCCTGCATGCCCACC
This is a stretch of genomic DNA from Archangium lipolyticum. It encodes these proteins:
- a CDS encoding FYDLN acid domain-containing protein encodes the protein MPAKDLGTKYVCFKCSTKFYDMKKPDPLCPKCGADQRESPALKPPSEGRRSRLSSIPKVIEPIEPEAEPEAEESDEELGEFGEEEAEIPGEEDEEI